The region CCTGCCagcaaatgtttctgtttgtgactTGGCATCATGTGCAGGGACTGTAGACTGACTCTCAGAGCCTGCAGACCACATTAATCCAAACAGAGCAAGTAAAGCCTAAGGAAATAACGAGCCTTAGCCAGGAATGGAAAATGCTATCTTCTTAATCACATCTCTTcccagataaaaaaacaacaacaacaacaaagcaggTAGAATAAAGGCACAATtacatgattaaaataaatagtcaTTTCCTCTGGAATATTTTTCTCTGAGGGTGTGTGAAGAGTCTCACCAGCAGGGAAGCCCATAACGTTAAAGATTCGGTCCAGCTGGTCATGATGGTAAGGGTTGCTGGTCTTGATATCTTCCTGACGACAGTGGAATATGGGCTCAGACGTAAGCAGCTCCGCAAAAATGCAGCCGATCGCCCAGATGTCTGGAAGGAAAACAGACCGGACACTAACCCAGAGTTTTCCACCATACGGCTGGTCGCACACGTACAAGAGAAGGAGAGCACAAGGCCTCACCGATGGCTTTGGTGTAGTGCCGAGCTCCCAGCAGCAGTTCAGGCGCTCTGTACCAAAAGGTGACCACCACGGGGTCGAGGTCAGCTAAAGGCTTCAGTGGTGAATTGAAGAGACGGGCAAACCCCATGTCCGCTGCAAAACgaataaattagttgatgaaGGTGAAGTCAACTAAAACAATAAGCAGAGTATTTACAGCCCATACATACCGATCTTTACTCTTCCCCTCTCTGGCCCTTCTCCCATCACTAAAATGTTGGCTGGTTTCTGATGGCGAAACCAgcattaaaacaatattccaatttttgtttggtttagttGAGGAAGTTCAACATTTAGTATTGTTTgttgctgccctctagtggaaaAATGATGTTTCCTCATCAAACTCTTGATGAAGAAACGTcaacatttgaaattttttatgtgatttgttATTATCTAGAGGatgattaattgaattaattgtgacaaatcgattattgaaatgatCGTCAACTACTGTAGTAGTTAATCACTAACTGTAGTACACAGACTCAAAACATAGTTATAGCAGTAATTGAGccaaaactgtagaaaatatcaaaattttacatttaagataaaaacacctttgtctgtCATTATGAGTTACCCATAACTCttcaagtggcatagttttatcTTCACACCCAGTTTCAATTCAGTAAAAGGTATGCTAAATTATTGcatttaggcaataaaatattttttccaatttaaaaaaatggattatttgtttatttgcatatttaagaatttctaatattgtataaaaaaggttaaatgaaaaatctgcagaatatgcCAATTTCTTCAGATTAAATTGATTGTCATAATAATTACAGAATAATCAAttccaaaaataattgttagttgcaaccttattattatcatcttcacagagttattaaaaaaacactcaagTTTAGTATCTAATTATGTAAGTAAATGAACACTTTCAACGCTAATTATGTAATAATTAACTGATTGAATGCAGATTGACCTAAACAGCCAGCCCTCTTACCAGGTCTCTGTGAAGCACCCAGTTAGTGTGGAGGTAATGGATGCCATCCAGAATCTGGTAGAGCAAAGACTTGACCATTCCTCTTGGAAGCTGAAGTGGCTTCTTGTTGGCCTTGGAGGCTCTGTGAAACTTAATAATGTGCTGAGGGAAGACAAGATAATAGTTGATGTAGTCTGCGTTGGCATTTGAGTTTAAATACATGAAGCTTTTCATACTAAATTATAAACATTAAGCTAGCTACAGGGAAGATGGGCAGGACTGATATCCGTGCCATGTGTTTCCACTTGTTTCAAAGGGCATTGTAAGTGTTGAAGCTATGTGGCAGAAAGAGGTATTTAATTCAGCTTTGCTAGTCTGCCAGTTGCAGCTGCAGCCTGTAATGCAGCGGAGGTTTAACTACCAAATGTGGAGAACATCttggtttctgtgtgtgtgtgtgtgtgtgtgtgtgtgtgggagtgcgTCTGTGtagggggtgtgcgtgtgtgtttcgCTGAGGTTTGGCACTGAACATTCATTCAGTTATGTGTATTGATTGGAAAATGGgtgaaaagctgcagctgagaatgtttatttaaatgcaaaaaaaaaagagagcgagAAACATAGTTCCTACACATTCTTCATGTTCCAGCTCTGTACTTTTCCAGAATCAAATTGAGagagttcatttttaaaatgccaaaagAGTTCACTGCAGGTATTTCTATTGAGGTCTACCTCTAACTGTAAACCCTGCAATAAGCACTGGAAGGAAGatagaagaaaggaaagaagagaagaaagggAAAAATTTGGAAAGAAGGTATGGGGGAAGATAAAAGGAATGAGaaggaatgaaaaagaaaaacaagggaGGAGAATGGAGAATGGAAAAAGGAAGgcagaaaaagtaaagaaacaaaggaagaacaaaaataagaaataatggAAGGGAAGATaaagctaaaaagaaagaagaggggCAGAAGAATAtaggaggaaaggaaagaagaagcTGAATGAAGGAATAAGTAAAGAaggatgtaaataaatacattaggAAGGAGAAGGGGAGTAAGGATAGATAGAAATACAAAGGTGTAAAAGTAAGAagataagaaagaaagaataaatgaTGGAAGGGAAGCagcaacaaaagcagaaataaaaaagaaacgaAAGAAGAGAAGGAGTGAGAGAAAGAATGGACAATGGAAGAAGAGAAGATATGAAGGGATGGtagaagaaaggaaaaggaaatgaCAGAAGAATGAagagtggatggatggatataataaaatataaggCTGCATAATATATTGCAGGTACATCATCACTGCAATATCAGTGAGTGTAACTGGAGGGCAATGATTGTTGGCTGATAAACTCCAAGGTGTGTGAAGTTGAATTTACAtcttaatgtaatatttaatcatttggATAGAGTCGCACAGTGTAAGATGCTCACACTGGACACACATGGTATTGCTCACAATGCTCAAAGACACAAAGTGATGGAAGCACAGATGACAAAGGcaggaaacaagaaaagcaTCATATATCACAAAttgaaagtcatcacaacatttacCAACATTTCTGCGAGATTTTCtaacaacaaaatgtcaaaacagaATGAAGGCTAGAAATACAGTTCACAATATGCAGCGCACAACATGTTGCTTTAtgaaagtttacatttttacccAGAGATCGTGTTCTGCGTAGTCAAACAGCAGCCACACTTTACGGTCAGCATGCGACAGGAAAACCTTCTGCAGCGAGATCACGTTAGGGTGCTTCAGCTcccgcagcagctgcagcacaaaaacCCAATCAGAGGAATATCTAAGCAACCTCAGGAAAGGTGCATGACAGTGAAAATAAGTTCTtggtaattatttaaatgaatgcCTGGGGAAAATggtaacttaaaaacaacatacagcaGACAACTAATGTTTTAATTCCCCATTTTCAATTGTTCTTGTTAATTACAGGTGATTATTTTACTACAGCAGTGAAGAGTTGTGTGAGCCTCACAGCCCGAAAGGAAAACCAGAAGCAACTCTTACTGCAATCTCTCTGCAGGCCGACATGGAGATACCGGTGCCTTCAATCTGCTTGAGGGCGTAGTCCTTATCGTCCTTCCTACAAACACAGGGAGAGAGGCAGAGCAGCATCAACACCAGGCCATACTGCCGGCCCCCAGAGAGGGACCCATACACAAACAGAGATGAAGGACGGGGCCGCTTGGCAGCAGCTGGCACGGGAACTGGGGAGAAGAGGCCAAGTTGCATTACCTCCAGATCTGTGTAATCAAGCTCACCTCTGAGACTTTAAACAATAAGAAGGGGAGAGGAAACAGGCTCTGCCTGGCAGCTAGTATGGCACAAACAGAGCAGGAGGACTTTCTCATACGTGAACAAATTGGTTAAAATTCCCTCCTTTTCCCCCCTGTCGGCCCAAATCCTCTCATAAACCCAAATTCTGTGACTTCTCCAGAGTCGGTCTAAAAACAGCAGATTTACTTCCTAAACAGTGGCAACTCCGACATCTTTAAACACTTTGAGCTTTATTTCGTGGTTCCTGTTGGTGCCACAGTCCAGGCTGTGATAATGGCTCCTGCATGGGCTCCTTCCAGCTACGGTCTGCTCAAAAGAAACTGATTACAAACAGCAGGAGACATTTGGAAAGCATCCATTTAGATTTATTCTAGGTTTTCCCCAAACAATTGGTGGGttcaattataaaataactgaaaGGCAGAAAGTTGGAGCACagactttaattttgttttaattggtcTTTATACGCACTAAGTGGTGGGCCAACACTAGGAGGTGTGTAGTTATTTAGTCTCACACCgtccccacagtgaaacatgttgatggcagaatcatgctgtgggctggTCCTCTTGTGGCATTTAAATAaccgttgttttttttttttagtagattTGAATGCCAGCCACACTGTCCAGATTAtaatttgctaaaaatgttgacattaaaaTGACGCAAAGCATCCACTTTCTAATGCACCATTTTCCGTCagtccatcacataaaaaaattttaaattcactAAATCAAAAGAGTAACATACGGCATAATGTCACAATATTTAGAAAGGCTCAAGAAGTGCAACTTGTGTTGATGTTCTGCCCATTTCAGGTTTAGCTTCTGTTACAGATGTATGCAAATGTATGTTAAGTGTAAAATCGTGGAGAAAACAAATCAGCTAAttagcacaatatttacatttccagAGTCCTCTGAACTAAACACAAAGGCAGCCTCTGTTACAATATTGCCGGGTGGAATGCCGTATTGTggtttctcacacacacagaaatagaaatagcaacaacaacaaaaaatcccgaacagaaagagaaaaaccaaAGGGGTTTTCCAGTTAAACActacagaggctgaaaacatcgACATTCACTGAAGTTGAGTTTTGGGGAATGTTGAACACCTGTTATAAATCTACCAGGATTTTAGGCATACATTatgtatgaaatgatcattCATGTAATTGGAGAGAAATACATGTATCtgctaaaaataatgttttactaTATTAAGAGAGAAGCAGTTTTAGTGGTTTGTGACAAACTTGGAAAACGGTCGGAAATGTTTCTTTGGATCCTAAATGTTGCAGATTGTTGAATTATCCTAATACCAGCTGGTTATACTGGTGTTCCTCAAAAAAGGATAATTTTGcacaataaacaattaaatctaCTGCTAAATTTAGCAAGTGTATTTGTGTTACATGTTTGCTTATGCATAAATAtattaactaaaataatcatcagtGGTTATTgataacattattattactgCAGGAAtcaatatttcacttttaatggAAATTGGGATAATttatgcttttctgttttaactgaAAGCCATaagatcattttaaacattattgctgtattGTGGGTCCGTGGATGTTTATAGTGTGTTTTGTGCATAAATTTGGCTGTATGGGTACAATTTGGCCAGTCTGGGTAATCTGGACGAAATTTAGCTATGCTTTTCTCCCCCCTTTCAAGTACTTAATGTCcttttttgaaataaagaaagtcTTGGTGTGTTTTGTGCCTCCAAATCTAAGTGATTTTATAACCagaatatccatccatccattttctgttcaccctttgtccctaatggggtcaggagggttgccggtgtctatctccagctacgttccgggtgagagtctgtcgcagggcaacacagagacatacaggacaaacaaccatgcacacacacactcacacctagggagaatttagagagaccaattaacctgacagtcatgtttttggactgtgggaggaagccggagtacccggagagaacccacgcatgcacagggagaacatgcaaactccatgcagaaagacctcggccgggaatcgaacccaggaccttcttgctgcaaggcaacagtgctaccaactgtgccactgtgcagccccattttaattgttttctctcTTAATTTCTGGGTGAGGAATTGCCATGTTTAACCGCTTTTCCTCTagatgaaaaccttttttactGTAGAGTAAATCCACCAATTTACTCTACAATAGTAAATTGGTActattgtaaagaaaaaaaagaagagagaattAACAAtcttgcaaaaacaaacaaaaaaagtgcaactgcaattttaaaaaaccccaaaaacttcCTGGCAATATATGCATTTCTTCCCATGTATGTATtgaaaaagggaaacaaaaaaatttgtgtccaaaatatttatgtacaaacaattttgcacaaaagaaaatgttagagTCTCTAGTGCCTGTGGATCCCACCCCCTAATTTACATAcgaagaaaatataaaaaaacctcttttctaaaataaaataaaagaagaggaaagaaaggaaacgCTTTAATCGCTAAAGCAGTTATTTCAGGggttcaaaattattttaaaaaatctatacatATTTCTTAGACATGCTAGGGACTAAtggtaattaaataaaaaaaatctatacataTTTCTTAGACATGCTAGGGACTAAtggtaattaaataaaaaaaatctatacataTTTCTTAGACATGCTAGGGACTAAtggtaattaaataaatataatctaTATATTTAGCAATCTTAGTTTCAGGTGTTCATCTgtgtaaaagcagaaaactatAGGGCTACTTTTGAATACcgtgatatttttactcaagtaatcATTGCGCCAGAATCTCACACTAATTCATGTGCAGAGAAAATAACTGTAGTAACATAAATAGGTAAACGTCATCAGCCTATATGCATCTGCCAAATGAGCGCCTTCACTGTCATAAATCAAGTAATACAtgttactaaaaacaaaagcatgccATACATACAAGAGAACGGAGAGCCCCTGTCACAATAGTAAGTCAGTACACATATCTTCAAATTGTCTGCATGAATATGCAGCAGTAAGCCTGGCCCTCTTGAAGGGGAGAAAAACGAGAGGaatcatttaaatgtctttGGGAGAGGGAGGCAGGGAGGGGTGCTGGCTGCCTGGCTGGAGGCCTGCAGCTCATTAAACTCACCCATCTTTTCTCTTCGCCTTGTATACATGACCGTAGGTGCCCCTTCCCACTTTGCATCCTTCGTACTCAAACAGGTCCTCGACTCGCTCTCTTTCGCCGGTGAGCTTCACTTTAAAGTCATAGTCCATTTTCACCACTGTTTGGCCTGAAGTGTGTGAACTCCTTCCTTTATTAAAGCGTCGTTTTGGGAGGCAACTATGCTCCTCCAACGAGCTCGGTTCGGTATTTCAGCTGGTTGCCTTCCCCAGCGTGGCCCTTTCTCCTTTTAACCCAGCTTCCACATCGAGCTATCGGGGTAAATGTAATGTTCCGGAGGAGGGATGCGCGGTGAACGGAGTTGGTCCAGGGAAAAGCGAGCCCgaataaatgttttgtcctGCTGCTGCGTTTCTCTCAGCCGGTATCTGCTCCAAAGAGACGCACTTCAACTCGGTAACGACGGCGTATTCACGCACGGCAGTGTCGAAAAACGTCGTAAAGACAGACCTTGCAGTTGTGGTGGTGTGAATTTTGGCTTTTCCTAGGGATCCGGATAATTTGGTCGGCTCTTTTTAGTTCTAAAcgattcttcttcttttcttcctttcctttatTATGGCATTGCAGTGTactcatttcttgttttttgttttcaacatgtaAAAGAGTTGCATTGTTCCTAAAATACATATCTCATGAAAATCACGAAATATGTTTACCTTTCCTTGAATGATGATTCAAGTTAAGGTGGACAATCATGTCTTGGTGTAGGTTTATAGTTGTgcaatttctttacatttgaatGGCGCCTAAAACACTACTCTAtgaaatgttcaaagcttggaatATTATTTCAGAACCTAAAGCTGCTTTAAGCTTCTCCACAACTTCAACCCCAAACCTTTCTGCCATCTTCtttggtctttatgatgctgtttcATTTGTTGCTTGACACTCTgaaacaaacctctgagactttcacaaaacactttgatttatGATAAGGCTGAACTACAACACAGTTATCAGGTAACTTCTGAAGGTAGTTGGTTGAACTTGAATTTATTGGGGAGCATCAGAGTAAATTAGAGAATTTGCTTTCGCattaaacatataaaatgtaCAATGAAGATTGGGTGCTTGTATACTTGTATACTTGAAGACTATTGCATCTTTAGCTTTTAAGAATAAGACACGTTTTTATGATTaagatgtgtgtgtttatgcacaAATTATCTATGGCAAGAAGCCACTCAAGCTAACCATGTCCTCTGATAACTTGTACTTATAAAAAACACAGCTGAATCAGTTTCTTACAGCTTCTCCATTGAGTCCAACAAAATGCTTTCCAACAAAATGCTTTCTGTGCTCTTCAATTAATCACAAACATATTTCTAGCTGCATTAATTTTAACTGGCTAATTATTCTTAGATGGCGCACACTGGAGCATGCAGAATATGTCAATACTACAGCTTGAATGTGTGTGCCAACAacacaatggaaaaaaaaaataatgcaaaaggAGCTGGCATCTAAAGTATGCTCGGCCATGAATGACGCGTCATTATGCAGTGGAGAAAGAATATGGGAAAATGGACAGAGAAACTCATacttttaaatgacaaaaacaatttttatattttcacaatggTGCTTTGGAAATGCACCTGAAGCTatcaacaaaaatctaaatggttttattatttattacatatATTGAGTACAACTTGTTTCCAGTAGTCAtagcatttatttgaaatttttggTAATGCTTTTTCCAGTCCTAACAATAAATAGCAGTTATAGAGATATGTTTAAAAGATTGGTAATCAATATAATGTAACATCGACATTCAGTGGAAAACTAACATCTTTGTCAACAAAATCACAACTTTGAATATCGGTGGTGGCAGCAACGTGCTGTGggtatgctttttttcttcagtagaAGCAGGGACGGTGGTAGAATAGTTCAATTGGGCTACATACAGAACAGTCCTGTGGAAAAATActgtcaaagaaaagaaaaaaaaaacccatgacAATAAAATTTATAGACAGTACCTAACGGTGCATTTCTTCTTCATGGTATATGTattgtgataataaaaatacagctgGGCAATGCAGCATAGATTTCAAGTTctggatttcatttaattaaatgtttttaagaagcatattgaaaa is a window of Xiphophorus maculatus strain JP 163 A chromosome 21, X_maculatus-5.0-male, whole genome shotgun sequence DNA encoding:
- the cdk8 gene encoding cyclin-dependent kinase 8, which codes for MDYDFKVKLTGERERVEDLFEYEGCKVGRGTYGHVYKAKRKDGKDDKDYALKQIEGTGISMSACREIALLRELKHPNVISLQKVFLSHADRKVWLLFDYAEHDLWHIIKFHRASKANKKPLQLPRGMVKSLLYQILDGIHYLHTNWVLHRDLKPANILVMGEGPERGRVKIADMGFARLFNSPLKPLADLDPVVVTFWYRAPELLLGARHYTKAIDIWAIGCIFAELLTSEPIFHCRQEDIKTSNPYHHDQLDRIFNVMGFPADKDWEDIKKMPEHSTLMKDFRRNTYTNCSLIKYMEKHKVKPDSKAFHLLQKLLTMDPIRRITSEQAMQDPYFLEEPLPTSDVFAGCQIPYPKREFLTEEEPEDKGDKKNQQQQQGNNHTNGAGHTGNPDNSHAQGPPLKKVRVVPPTTTSGGLLISSDYQRSNPHAAYQNPGPSTSLPQSSMGYSSTSQQPPQYSHQTHRY